One part of the Pecten maximus chromosome 1, xPecMax1.1, whole genome shotgun sequence genome encodes these proteins:
- the LOC117317800 gene encoding uncharacterized protein LOC117317800 has translation MTRVLEESVGKNKIETPAEARSRTPSLKSSSRTSSRTSCSSSLLARQRAKLEAAKTRLTFTQKEIELQKQQAHREAEALRQRVHYESDLQYLRSQQAAAEAQAELDAMCKQLEDYDNVSKRGSLPLPAMDSRERTEKYVKEHSQTGTHERSNRVEEVNVDTAFNHNHYQSLPQHTEQTSRPVAGIHIDSRSNSGPTRNRLDPDAPSFLPEKHEYSDFTKYLLRKDLLLHRFTAFDDKPENFGIWKATFQSVVKELCVTPNEEFDLIVKWLGPESKKHALSLRASNTTNPANGLRRLWERLQERYGSPEMVESSLKKKLEKFPKLSNKDNSKLYDLSDILSEVESGMEDPLYAGLLGYFNTSSGVLPIVGKLPHHLQGKWTVSAAKYKKNNGVAFPPFSQFVAFIREMSSMLNDPGLVCKETGTHARFQSNIRVAKTQVAKTKVSGSEEADNSKQNKKQCPVHNTCYHSINQCRSFRQKSLSERRRLLSEHGICFRCCESNNHIFKNCKVSIKCKECNSEQHPTALHPRNDTLSVQRNTTNKFGKSDSEGSSQHGGEKDDGVVNKCTRVCGREFSGRSCSKTILVKVHPTDRPDQARYMYAILDDQSNRTLCRPSFFNTMNIPGGNMETYTLISCSGNIHTEGRCASGFSVSSKGGNFTVQLPSILECAQIPDNRSEIPTPEVIAHHRHLKDVDIPPLDPESEILLLIGRDVPEAHHVREQIIGPPNSPFAQRINLGWVVIGRVCLGSTHPPDPLDISVLKTSILRDGRPTLFPPCDNQFNVNIIREESNIGQDVFRQTQDDNKVDLSIEDREFLKLMDKEFVKDSQGKWTAPLPFREPRPRLPNNRHQALKRAQILDASLQRNHIKRDHLVTFMKGILDNGHAEVAPPLSGNEECWYLPLFGIYHPKKPDKIRGVFDSSAKHEGIALNEVLMKGPDLTNNLLGILLRFRKEDVAISCDVEQMFYCFGVREDHRNYLRFLEDNDPVKRMIEYRMCKHVFGNSPSPAVATYGLRKTAQESKNECGSDVCDFIENNFYVDDGLKSVPTAQEAISLLNRTKEDLSRGNIRLHKFTSNCTEVLNAMPPEDLASDLRKIEIGIDSLPTQRSLGLCWILETDVFTFNIPTESKPYTRRGVLSTINSLFDPLGFLSPVTVQGKILLRNMVAGTVDWDQPLPDEFKEVWEQWDTSIQELGTFQIPRRYPTHIDTSTELHIYSDASEKAISAVAYLRSDNDIHQPRYGFVMGKSKVAPRQGHTIPRLELCAAVMAVEIAETLTEELPLPRECVSFHTDSKVVLGYLNNRTRRFFVYVANRVSRILDFSTPEQWRYVSTEENPADQGTRYVRPSQLMTSSWIQGPASLKSTLSEHDRPIPEETFPIVTPESDTEVRPEPDVQVTKTLITSESVLGVDRFDKFSTWNSILRCLSFLCRSTHRIRSRITPDSKVKTNDCTIATPSETNQEHFVLKQVQQKYYPREIRCLTTGHSIPRDSHVLRLSTFLDENGLLRVGGRLQRSNLPYDEKRPILIPGSSHIATLLVRHFHQSVHHQGRQFTEGAIRAAGYWITGGKRLVSFVIHRCVTCRRLRGKVCSQKMADLPADRLTPTPPFTCVGVDVFGPWNITTRRTRGGSASSKRWAVLYTCMTTRAVHIELIEEMSSSCFINATRRFYAVRGKVREFRSDCGTNFVGAVKDLNIQAINVGDKALQEFLDESTSVWKFNPPHASHFGGTWERMICVVRRILEALLIGCKTLTHEVLSTFMAEVMAIVNARPLVPVSTDPDSPYILSPSVLLTQKMGNNPESFAYLNVKDTFRSQWKHVQYLAEQFWGRWRKEFLPTIQVKRKWTQGEKNLQEGDVVVLKDESETRNNWPIGMITRTFPSEDTLVRKVEVRVVRNGKTLTFIRPISKIILLCPKQDE, from the coding sequence ATGACAAGGGTTCTCGAGGAGTCAGtaggaaaaaataaaatagaaacaCCAGCTGAGGCCCGTTCTCGCACACCTAGCTTGAAAAGCAGTTCAAGGACAAGTTCAAGGACAAGTTGTAGTAGCTCGTTGCTAGCTCGTCAGAGAGCAAAGTTGGAGGCAGCGAAAACTCGGCTAACATTTACTCAGAAGGAGATAGAACTACAGAAGCAACAAGCTCACAGGGAAGCAGAAGCTCTCAGGCAGAGAGTACATTACGAATCAGACCTTCAATATTTGAGATCTCAGCAAGCCGCAGCGGAAGCTCAAGCAGAACTTGATGCCATGTGTAAACAGTTAGAGGATTACGATAATGTCTCAAAACGAGGCTCATTGCCCCTTCCTGCAATGGATTCTAGGGAACGGACAGAAAAGTATGTAAAAGAACACAGTCAGACAGGAACACACGAAAGATCCAACAGAGTTGAGGAAGTCAATGTTGACACTGCCTTTAACCATAACCATTATCAAAGTCTACCTCAGCACACAGAGCAAACATCTAGACCTGTCGCAGGCATCCACATTGATAGTCGTTCAAATTCTGGACCAACAAGGAATCGGTTAGATCCTGACGCACCCAGCTTTCTCCCAGAGAAACACGAGTATTCAGACTTTACAAAGTACTTATTGCGCAAGGACCTGCTTCTTCATAGGTTCACTGCCTTTGATGATAAACCAGAAAACTTTGGGATATGGAAGGCGACTTTCCAATCCGTTGTTAAGGAACTCTGTGTTACTCCTAATGAGGAGTTTGATCTGATAGTCAAATGGCTTGGACCCGAGTCAAAGAAACATGCGTTAAGTTTGAGAGCATCAAATACTACGAACCCAGCCAATGGGCTAAGGAGGCTGTGGGAGCGTTTACAGGAGAGATATGGGTCACCTGAGATGGTGGAATCTAGCCTAAAAAAGAAATTGGAGAAATTTCCCAAATTAAGCAATAAGGACAACAGTAAGTTATATGACTTGTCTGACATTCTATCAGAGGTGGAATCAGGGATGGAAGACCCTCTATACGCAGGATTACTTGGCTATttcaacacttcctcaggagTCCTTCCTATTGTAGGAAAATTACCTCACCATCTTCAAGGGAAGTGGACAGTAAGTGCTGCCAAGTACAAGAAAAACAATGGTGTGGCTTTTCCCCCATTCTCACAATTCGTTGCCTTTATCAGAGAAATGAGTTCAATGCTCAATGACCCAGGCCTTGTGTGCAAGGAGACTGGTACACATGCGAGATTTCAGTCGAACATTCGTGTTGCTAAGACACAAGTTGCTAAGACAAAAGTATCTGGTAGCGAGGAAGCTGATAATTCTAAGCAAAATAAGAAGCAGTGCCCCGTGCACAACACTTGTTATCACAGCATTAATCAATGCAGATCTTTCAGACAGAAATCTTTATCGGAGCGCAGGCGCCTTTTAAGCGAGCACGGGATATGTTTTCGTTGTTGCGAATCGAACaatcatatatttaaaaactgTAAAGTGTCGATCAAGTGTAAAGAGTGTAACAGCGAACAACACCCTACCGCGCTTCATCCGAGGAACGATACTTTATCTGTACAAAGGAACACCACGAACAAGTTTGGTAAGAGCGACAGTGAAGGTTCGAGCCAGCATGGCGGGGAGAAAGATGATGGCGTGGTAAACAAGTGTACCCGTGTGTGTGGAAGGGAGTTCAGTGGAAGGTCATGTTCTAAAACCATACTAGTAAAAGTTCACCCTACGGACAGACCAGATCAAGCTAGATACATGTATGCTATCTTGGACGATCAAAGTAACCGTACGTTATGCCGACCGTCTTTTTTCAACACTATGAACATTCCAGGAGGGAATATGGAAACGTATACACTTATTTCCTGCAGCGGTAACATTCATACCGAAGGAAGATGTGCAAGTGGATTTTCGGTTTCATCCAAAGGAGGAAATTTTACGGTACAGCTACCCAGTATACTAGAGTGTGCGCAAATTCCAGACAACCGTTCAGAGATACCCACCCCAGAAGTGATCGCGCATCATCGTCACTTAAAGGATGTCGACATACCACCCTTAGACCCAGAATCTGAAATTCTCCTGCTAATAGGTCGTGATGTGCCAGAGGCCCACCACGTCCGCGAACAGATAATTGGTCCACCAAATTCACCATTTGCCCAGAGGATAAATCTCGGTTGGGTAGTTATAGGTAGAGTCTGCCTTGGATCAACCCATCCTCCAGACCCGTTAGACATCTCTGTTCTTAAGACAAGTATATTGAGAGACGGGCGTCCTACATTGTTTCCTCCATGTGACAATCAGTTTAATGTGAACATTATTCGTGAGGAATCAAACATCGGACAAGACGTGTTTAGACAAACACAGGATGACAACAAAGTTGACTTGTCTATAGAAGACAGAGAGTTTCTCAAACTTATGGACAAAGAGTTCGTGAAGGACAGTCAAGGTAAATGGACAGCTCCATTGCCCTTCCGTGAACCACGCCCTAGACTACCTAATAACAGGCACCAGGCCTTGAAACGTGCTCAGATCCTTGACGCATCTCTACAGAGGAATCATATCAAGCGCGATCACCTTGTTACCTTCATGAAGGGAATCTTAGATAATGGACACGCAGAAGTGGCTCCTCCACTTTCTGGGAATGAGGAGTGTTGGTACTTGCCACTTTTCGGCATTTATCATCCCAAGAAACCTGATAAGATTCGGGGAGTTTTTGATTCATCAGCAAAACATGAAGGGATAGCACTCAATGAGGTTTTGATGAAGGGCCCTGATTTGACTAACAATCTCCTTGGAATTCTCTTAAGATTCCGGAAGGAAGATGTGGCTATTAGTTGTGATGTAGAACAGATGTTCTATTGTTTTGGGGTCCGAGAAGATCACCGTAACTATCTTCGCTTCCTTGAAGACAATGATCCAGTAAAGAGAATGATAGAGTACAGGATGTGCAAGCACGTTTTTGGAAATAGTCCGTCGCCTGCTGTAGCAACCTATGGGCTTCGCAAGACTGCTCAGGAGAGTAAGAATGAATGTGGCAGTGATGTTTGtgattttattgaaaacaatttttatgTGGACGACGGACTGAAGTCAGTTCCCACTGCTCAAGAGGCAATTAGTTTGTTGAACAGGACAAAGGAGGATTTGAGTAGAGGTAACATCAGACTCCACAAATTTACGTCGAACTGCACGGAAGTTCTCAATGCTATGCCTCCAGAGGATCTTGCCAGTGATCTTAGAAAGATTGAAATCGGCATTGATTCCCTTCCTACTCAACGTAGCCTTGGTCTTTGCTGGATACTGGAGACTGACGTCTTTACATTCAATATACCTACCGAGTCCAAACCGTACACACGTCGCGGAGTTCTATCTACCATAAACAGTTTGTTCGACCCCCTCGGGTTTCTTTCTCCAGTGACAGTACAAGGTAAAATCCTTCTTCGAAACATGGTAGCAGGGACAGTCGACTGGGATCAACCACTACCAGATGAATTTAAAGAAGTATGGGAACAATGGGACACTTCTATTCAGGAGCTGGGCACATTCCAAATACCCCGCAGGTATCCTACACATATCGATACTTCGACAGAGCTTCACATCTATTCAGATGCCTCCGAGAAGGCAATTTCAGCTGTGGCTTATCTCAGATCGGATAATGACATTCATCAACCTCGCTATGGTTTTGTGATGGGAAAGTCAAAGGTTGCTCCTCGTCAAGGTCACACTATACCACGCTTAGAATTGTGCGCTGCTGTCATGGCAGTGGAGATAGCAGAAACTCTCACGGAGGAATTGCCTTTACCTCGAGAATGCGTTTCCTTTCACACAGATAGTAAGGTGGTACTAGGATACCTGAATAACCGTACGCGTCGCTTCTTCGTGTATGTGGCGAATCGAGTATCACGGATTCTGGATTTCAGTACGCCAGAACAGTGGAGATATGTGTCGACCGAGGAAAATCCAGCTGATCAAGGTACACGCTATGTTCGTCCATCACAGTTGATGACAAGTTCTTGGATACAGGGTCCTGCATCATTGAAATCAACATTGTCTGAGCATGATAGGCCAATCCCTGAAGAGACATTCCCAATTGTTACTCCAGAGAGCGATACCGAGGTTAGACCTGAACCTGATGTACAGGTTACGAAAACATTAATCACATCAGAAAGCGTTCTCGGTGTGGATCGTTTTGACAAATTCTCGACGTGGAACAGCATACTTCGTTGTCTTTCATTCTTGTGTCGTTCGACACACAGGATACGGTCGAGGATTACCCCGGACAGCAAGGTCAAAACTAACGACTGTACCATTGCTACTCCTAGTGAAACAAATCAGGAACATTTTGTTCTGAAGCAAGTACAACAGAAGTATTATCCAAGGGAGATAAGATGCCTGACTACCGGACATTCGATTCCGAGAGACAGTCACGTTCTTCGTCTGTCAACATTCTTAGATGAAAATGGTTTGCTTCGAGTTGGAGGGAGATTACAACGGTCAAACTTACCTTACGATGAGAAACGTCCTATTCTTATTCCTGGTTCTAGTCATATTGCTACACTTCTCGTGCGACATTTTCACCAGTCAGTCCATCATCAAGGCAGACAGTTCACAGAAGGTGCCATCAGGGCTGCAGGGTACTGGATCACTGGAGGGAAAAGACTTGTGTCGTTTGTTATTCATCGATGTGTCACATGTCGACGTTTGCGTGGAAAGGTATGTAGCCAGAAAATGGCGGATCTGCCTGCAGACCGATTGACCCCCACACCTCCATTTACATGTGTCGGTGTGGATGTTTTCGGACCATGGAACATTACGACACGACGGACACGGGGAGGTTCAGCATCAAGTAAACGATGGGCAGTCCTCTACACCTGTATGACTACACGAGCTGTACACATCGAGCTCATTGAGGAGATGTCCTCCTCATGCTTTATCAATGCAACAAGGAGGTTTTACGCTGTTAGGGGCAAAGTTCGGGAATTTAGATCAGACTGTGGAACAAACTTTGTGGGAGCAGTGAAGGATCTGAACATCCAAGCTATAAATGTTGGTGACAAAGCCCTACAGGAGTTTCTGGACGAATCGACCTCAGTATGGAAGTTTAACCCCCCTCACGCGTCCCATTTTGGAGGCACCTGGGAGCGCATGATCTGTGTGGTTCGTAGGATTTTAGAAGCCCTCTTGATTGGATGCAAGACCTTAACCCATGAGGTCTTATCTACCTTTATGGCCGAGGTTATGGCTATAGTAAATGCAAGACCACTTGTACCAGTTTCCACGGACCCGGATTCACCTTACATACTCTCACCATCAGTGCTTCTCACTCAGAAAATGGGGAACAATCCGGAATCCTTCGCATACTTAAATGTCAAGGACACTTTCCGTTCTCAGTggaaacatgtacagtatctagCAGAACAGTTCTGGGGTAGGTGGCGCAAGGAATTTCTCCCTACCATTCAAGTGAAACGAAAATGGACCCAGGGGGAGAAAAACCTACAAGAGGGAGACGTTGTGGTTCTAAAGGATGAGTCTGAAACCAGGAACAACTGGCCTATTGGTATGATCACCCGTACATTCCCAAGTGAGGATACTCTGGTTCGAAAAGTGGAGGTTCGTGTTGTACGCAATGGAAAGACACTAACATTTATTCGTCCGATCTCCAAAATCATTTTGCTGTGTCCAAAACAAGACGAGTAA